The following are encoded together in the Bacillus sp. NP157 genome:
- the dksA gene encoding RNA polymerase-binding protein DksA, which yields MNSTTLENGITREDGRYALPASTIIDLPKGYRPGNDEEYMNPKHLAYFRNKLKEWREQLVEESRQTMDNLREEVRDVGDEAERATRETENSLELRTRDRYRKLISKIDKALRRIEEGRYGFCEETDEEIGVDRLDARPIATLSLDAQERREHLQKQMGD from the coding sequence ATGAACAGCACCACTCTTGAAAACGGAATCACGCGCGAAGACGGCCGCTATGCGCTGCCGGCTTCTACCATCATCGACCTGCCGAAGGGCTACCGCCCGGGCAACGATGAGGAATACATGAACCCCAAGCATCTCGCTTACTTCCGCAACAAGCTGAAGGAATGGCGAGAGCAGCTGGTCGAGGAATCGCGCCAGACCATGGACAACCTCCGCGAGGAAGTCCGTGACGTTGGCGACGAAGCCGAGCGTGCCACCCGCGAGACCGAAAACTCGCTGGAACTGCGCACGCGCGACCGCTACCGCAAGCTGATCTCCAAGATCGACAAGGCCCTGCGCCGCATCGAAGAAGGCCGCTACGGCTTCTGCGAAGAGACCGACGAGGAAATCGGCGTGGACCGCCTCGACGCGCGTCCCATCGCCACCCTGTCGCTCGACGCACAGGAACGCCGCGAGCACCTGCAGAAGCAGATGGGCGACTAA